A DNA window from Patagioenas fasciata isolate bPatFas1 chromosome 1, bPatFas1.hap1, whole genome shotgun sequence contains the following coding sequences:
- the SLN gene encoding sarcolipin, with translation MERSTQELFLNFMIVLITVLLMWLLVKSYQE, from the coding sequence ATGGAGCGATCCACACAAGAACTTTTCCTCAACTTCATGATTGTCCTGATTACTGTATTGCTCATGTGGCTCCTTGTGAAGTCTTATCAGGAGTAA